The proteins below are encoded in one region of Sulfolobus islandicus Y.N.15.51:
- the cdvC gene encoding cell division protein CdvC yields the protein MSAQVMLEDMARKYAILAVKADKEGKVEDAITYYKKAIEVLSQIIVLYPESVARTAYEQMINEYKKRISYLEKVLPASSDGGGDGTTTPEEVVVTEKPKVSFKDIVGLDDVKEALREAIIYPTKRPDLFPLGWPRGILLYGPPGCGKTMIAAAVANEIDSIFIQLDAASVMSKWLGEAEKNVANVFKMAREESKKQNKPTIIFIDELDALLGVYSTEVGGEARVRNQFLKEMDGLLDKSENYKVYVIGATNKPWRLDEAFLRRFQKRIYVPLPDYEQRLSLFKYYTSKIKLDTEVSLEELTKLTEGYTASDIRDIVQAAHIKVVKEMFKNNLGEPRTITLQDFKDILKVRMPSVNPELIKAYEAWTEKFKAL from the coding sequence ATGAGTGCTCAAGTAATGCTAGAAGATATGGCTAGAAAATATGCTATCCTTGCAGTAAAAGCTGATAAGGAGGGTAAGGTAGAGGATGCAATAACGTATTATAAGAAAGCCATAGAGGTTTTGAGCCAGATCATAGTCCTTTATCCAGAATCAGTAGCGAGAACTGCGTATGAGCAGATGATTAATGAGTACAAGAAAAGAATAAGTTATCTGGAAAAAGTCTTGCCAGCCTCTAGTGATGGTGGAGGAGATGGTACAACTACACCTGAGGAAGTGGTAGTTACCGAGAAACCAAAGGTCTCGTTTAAAGATATAGTTGGTTTAGATGATGTGAAGGAGGCATTAAGAGAAGCAATAATATACCCAACTAAGAGACCAGATTTATTCCCCTTAGGCTGGCCAAGAGGAATTTTGCTATATGGTCCTCCAGGTTGTGGTAAAACTATGATAGCTGCAGCAGTAGCAAATGAGATAGACTCCATTTTCATACAACTAGATGCTGCGTCAGTAATGTCAAAGTGGTTAGGAGAAGCTGAAAAAAATGTAGCAAATGTATTCAAAATGGCTAGGGAAGAGTCTAAAAAGCAAAACAAGCCTACTATAATATTTATAGATGAGCTAGACGCATTGCTAGGAGTTTACTCTACTGAGGTAGGAGGAGAAGCAAGAGTAAGAAATCAATTTCTGAAGGAAATGGATGGGCTTTTGGACAAATCAGAAAACTATAAAGTATATGTTATAGGTGCTACAAATAAGCCTTGGAGGTTAGATGAAGCCTTCTTAAGAAGATTTCAAAAAAGAATATATGTACCATTACCTGATTATGAACAACGATTATCGCTATTCAAATATTATACTTCGAAGATTAAATTGGATACTGAGGTAAGCCTAGAAGAGTTAACCAAATTAACTGAAGGATACACGGCGAGCGATATTAGGGATATAGTTCAAGCTGCACATATAAAAGTTGTCAAAGAAATGTTTAAGAATAATTTAGGTGAACCAAGAACAATTACACTCCAGGACTTTAAGGATATATTAAAAGTCAGAATGCCAAGTGTTAATCCAGAATTAATAAAGGCTTATGAGGCGTGGACAGAGAAGTTTAAGGCATTATAG
- the cdvB gene encoding cell division protein CdvB, with protein MFDKLPFIFNNEKRRKAQLGKILTEISLKLKDQQTRLEEAIRRLKDRDKELFEKVVRAQVEGDDAKAKIYAQEIADIRRIIKVIYTAFLAIEKVRLKLDTVQELQGVSLVLYPVAKILGDLKDQIKGIAPEVAIALDSIISSVNGIAVETGAINDRGVVPAVVDEQARQILDEAQKMAEVKVRELLPDLPHPPIEQSSRVSQSRPAVRKITERELLDYIVNNGGFLDIEHFSKVYGVEKQEVVKLLEVLKSKGLIAVES; from the coding sequence ATGTTTGATAAGTTACCATTTATTTTTAACAATGAGAAGAGGCGAAAGGCTCAACTAGGTAAGATACTCACTGAGATATCACTAAAATTAAAAGATCAACAAACCAGATTAGAAGAAGCCATAAGAAGGTTAAAGGATAGAGATAAGGAATTATTTGAGAAAGTAGTAAGGGCACAAGTAGAAGGGGATGATGCAAAAGCTAAAATATATGCTCAAGAAATAGCTGATATTAGAAGAATAATAAAGGTAATTTATACAGCATTCTTAGCTATTGAGAAAGTTAGACTAAAACTAGATACCGTACAAGAGCTGCAAGGCGTTTCTTTGGTATTATATCCCGTTGCTAAAATATTGGGAGATTTGAAGGATCAAATAAAAGGGATTGCTCCAGAAGTTGCAATAGCCTTAGACTCTATCATAAGCAGTGTAAATGGCATAGCAGTAGAAACGGGTGCAATAAATGATAGAGGAGTAGTTCCTGCGGTAGTAGATGAGCAAGCTAGACAAATTTTGGATGAAGCACAAAAAATGGCTGAAGTAAAAGTTAGGGAACTATTGCCAGATTTACCACACCCACCAATAGAGCAATCGTCAAGAGTGTCGCAATCTAGACCCGCGGTAAGAAAGATCACTGAAAGGGAACTATTGGATTACATAGTAAATAATGGTGGCTTCTTAGATATAGAGCACTTTAGCAAAGTATATGGTGTTGAAAAACAGGAAGTAGTAAAGCTTCTTGAAGTGTTAAAGAGTAAGGGGTTAATAGCGGTAGAGAGTTAA
- the cdvA gene encoding cell division protein CdvA, whose amino-acid sequence MTSLRCLKSPNLYKYYLKDQIFLRSITMPVSYEVLTKFIGQKVKDIYGREFGYLIHVYSEIDGSITGIEVTQGSSILTMGPERIKLDGDSILILPDWKAEAIRILSLMEKIRKRQRALEELYNKQEIPKSDYDDMKRKLDTEMLKVKDDQNKLKGKLKSRLNDIEDQLAHIDKAVISLKMSYISSEIPENAYKGSMEVLRQSKDSYTLERDDIRKTLDRLDSLDKESIELKPLGSLSTSQQGEAKSDQSKSEIPLPIPVKVINTL is encoded by the coding sequence ATGACGAGTCTCCGCTGTCTGAAGAGCCCCAATCTTTATAAGTATTACTTAAAAGACCAAATATTTTTGAGGAGTATTACCATGCCCGTATCGTACGAAGTACTAACGAAATTTATTGGACAAAAGGTTAAAGACATTTATGGAAGGGAGTTCGGATACCTAATTCACGTATACAGCGAGATAGATGGAAGTATAACTGGGATTGAGGTAACTCAAGGTTCTTCTATCTTGACTATGGGACCAGAAAGGATAAAATTAGATGGAGATAGTATATTAATTCTCCCAGATTGGAAAGCAGAAGCAATAAGAATATTAAGCCTAATGGAAAAAATTAGAAAAAGGCAGAGAGCGTTAGAGGAATTATACAATAAACAAGAGATTCCTAAAAGCGATTATGATGACATGAAAAGGAAACTTGATACGGAGATGTTAAAGGTAAAGGACGACCAGAACAAGTTAAAAGGAAAATTAAAATCGAGACTTAATGATATAGAAGATCAATTAGCTCATATAGATAAAGCGGTGATCTCACTAAAGATGAGTTATATCTCATCTGAGATTCCAGAAAATGCGTATAAAGGTTCAATGGAAGTTCTGAGGCAGTCGAAGGATAGTTATACATTAGAAAGAGATGATATTAGAAAAACTTTAGATAGATTAGACTCGTTGGATAAAGAATCTATAGAACTTAAGCCTTTAGGCTCCTTGTCTACCTCACAACAAGGTGAGGCAAAGAGCGATCAGTCCAAATCGGAAATACCATTGCCAATACCGGTAAAGGTAATAAATACTCTTTAA
- the eno gene encoding phosphopyruvate hydratase — protein MINRFSIEKVKGLEIIDSRGNPTIRVFVRTNDGVESFGDAPAGASKGTREAIEVRDENGLTVKRAVDIANYIIDPALHGIDVREQGIIDKILIDIDSTENKSKLGGNTIIATSIAALKTASKALGLEVFKYIAGPRLPKIPIPLLNIINGGLHAGNKLKIQEFIILPIKFNTFKEAFFAAIEVYRNLKGLISERYGKIYTAVGDEGGFSPPLEETREALDLIYTSINNAGYQGKIYMGMDPAASDFYDPKKEKYIIDGKELNPTQLLEFYLDLAKEYPIVYLEDPFEENSFDMFGELQNKLNSTIVIGDDLYTTNIKYLKIGIEKRSTKGVVVKPNQVGTISETFEFTNLARRNSIKLVTSHRSGETEDNFIAEFAVGIESDFIKTGAPARGERTSKYNKLLEIENKFGLEYGGKYFYL, from the coding sequence ATGATTAACCGTTTTTCCATAGAGAAGGTTAAGGGATTAGAAATCATAGATTCTAGGGGCAATCCCACCATAAGAGTTTTTGTAAGAACTAATGACGGTGTTGAATCCTTTGGGGATGCGCCAGCAGGAGCTTCTAAAGGAACAAGAGAGGCAATCGAAGTCAGGGATGAAAATGGGCTTACGGTGAAGAGAGCCGTGGATATTGCAAATTACATAATAGATCCTGCGTTACACGGAATCGATGTAAGAGAACAAGGTATAATCGACAAAATACTAATAGATATAGACTCCACTGAGAATAAGTCTAAATTAGGAGGAAACACAATAATTGCAACATCCATAGCTGCATTAAAAACAGCTTCTAAGGCCTTGGGCCTAGAGGTTTTTAAATACATAGCTGGGCCTCGATTACCTAAAATCCCAATACCTTTACTCAATATAATAAATGGCGGCTTACATGCTGGAAATAAGCTAAAAATACAAGAATTTATCATATTACCAATTAAGTTTAATACTTTTAAAGAAGCTTTTTTCGCTGCCATAGAAGTATATAGAAATCTAAAAGGGCTAATATCAGAGAGATATGGTAAAATTTACACAGCAGTTGGAGATGAAGGAGGATTCTCTCCACCTTTAGAAGAGACTAGAGAGGCCTTAGATCTGATATATACTTCAATAAATAACGCAGGCTATCAAGGAAAAATATATATGGGAATGGACCCTGCAGCAAGTGATTTCTACGATCCTAAGAAAGAGAAATATATAATAGATGGCAAAGAATTGAATCCCACTCAATTACTTGAATTTTACCTCGACTTAGCTAAAGAATATCCCATAGTGTACTTAGAAGATCCATTCGAAGAGAATTCTTTTGATATGTTCGGTGAACTACAAAATAAACTAAATTCAACAATCGTCATCGGAGACGACCTATATACTACGAATATAAAATATCTAAAAATAGGTATAGAAAAGAGATCAACTAAAGGTGTTGTAGTTAAGCCTAATCAAGTCGGTACAATATCTGAAACATTTGAATTTACTAATCTTGCTAGAAGGAACTCAATAAAGTTAGTAACTAGTCATAGAAGTGGAGAGACGGAAGACAATTTCATAGCAGAATTTGCAGTGGGAATTGAATCAGATTTCATAAAGACTGGTGCACCAGCAAGAGGAGAAAGAACTAGCAAATATAATAAACTGTTAGAAATAGAAAATAAATTTGGATTGGAATATGGAGGAAAATATTTTTATCTTTAA
- a CDS encoding eL43 family ribosomal protein has protein sequence MPKKKQFDPYVCPNCGTKVEKAQKTWQLVSPLPDSYGRITITVMGSFVCPNCGHKWKSVVSKIKAGGSSVEIEGKKGVKKIQSKDSEEKANEGEVIELDLSDLDEDEEE, from the coding sequence ATGCCAAAAAAGAAACAATTTGACCCATACGTTTGTCCAAATTGTGGGACAAAGGTAGAGAAGGCACAGAAAACATGGCAGCTAGTTTCACCTCTTCCAGATTCTTACGGCAGAATTACAATAACAGTTATGGGTTCTTTTGTTTGTCCGAATTGTGGCCATAAATGGAAATCTGTGGTGTCTAAGATAAAGGCGGGAGGTTCTTCGGTAGAGATTGAAGGTAAGAAGGGCGTTAAGAAAATACAATCTAAGGATTCTGAGGAAAAAGCTAATGAAGGGGAGGTTATAGAATTAGACTTAAGTGATTTAGATGAAGATGAAGAAGAGTGA
- a CDS encoding signal peptidase I, with amino-acid sequence MKMKKSDIIIILFIALIYILMFSNIVQSASVEGVSMYPVFQNGALTFYVKPISINVGNVIIYKSPYFNNYVIHRVIATDNGYYITQGVDKITNPIPDNRIGLEPASGIPKNLVVGKIIEFGNFTFSIPYLGYISILFSSII; translated from the coding sequence ATGAAGATGAAGAAGAGTGATATAATCATTATTTTATTTATTGCATTGATATATATTTTAATGTTTTCTAACATCGTACAAAGTGCGAGCGTAGAAGGAGTTTCAATGTATCCCGTATTTCAAAACGGTGCATTAACTTTTTACGTTAAACCAATTTCCATTAATGTAGGTAATGTGATAATATATAAATCTCCGTATTTTAATAACTACGTAATTCACAGAGTGATAGCTACAGATAATGGTTATTATATTACTCAAGGTGTAGACAAAATAACTAATCCGATACCAGATAATAGGATTGGACTAGAACCAGCTAGTGGTATACCGAAAAATTTAGTGGTAGGGAAGATAATAGAGTTTGGTAATTTTACATTTTCAATACCTTATCTTGGATACATATCCATACTTTTCTCATCTATTATTTAA
- the gcvPB gene encoding aminomethyl-transferring glycine dehydrogenase subunit GcvPB — MVWRQAKWDEPLIFELNNSGANRQGLLINKDDEIRSEIKEMKIPKNLLRENGPNLPSLSELEVVRHFIRLSQMNFGVDVGIMPLGSCTMKYNPKIEEKATAITESHHPLEDEDHVQGILEMIYELQNWFSEITGMDECSLQVPAGSAGEFAGVLMIKKYHEDHNRNYKDTMLVADTAHGTNPASAAMAGYKVMYVKSNGEGLVDMDILREIVNDKTAGFMLTNPNTLGLFEENILEISKIIHSANAILYYDGANLNGVLGIARPGDMGFDIVHLNLHKTFAVPHGGGGPGAGAICAKGELVNYLPYPMVEKVNGKYRLSKIPKNSVGKIATFYGNVGNLARSFAYLLGLGPQGVQMVGKMSTLATNYLIAKLRDIKELELIAPNRHRKHEVVFSVKQLMENYGVSANDVAKALLDSGFYAPTIYFPPIIEEALMIEPTETESKETLDMFAEALKKIVEDAKRNPEQLLKSPSNTSIARLDQAYANHPSTITPTYRVLKLRRMGKINYLK; from the coding sequence ATGGTGTGGAGACAAGCTAAATGGGACGAGCCTTTAATATTTGAGCTAAACAATAGTGGTGCAAATAGACAAGGTCTCTTGATAAATAAGGATGATGAGATAAGAAGCGAGATAAAGGAAATGAAAATACCTAAAAATCTACTGAGGGAGAATGGACCGAATCTGCCTAGTTTAAGCGAGCTAGAGGTAGTAAGGCACTTCATTAGATTATCTCAGATGAATTTTGGCGTAGATGTTGGAATTATGCCATTAGGTTCATGTACAATGAAATATAATCCAAAAATTGAGGAAAAAGCAACGGCGATTACGGAATCACATCACCCTTTAGAAGATGAGGATCATGTTCAAGGAATACTAGAGATGATTTACGAACTTCAGAATTGGTTTAGTGAAATAACTGGTATGGATGAATGTAGCTTACAAGTACCTGCTGGATCTGCTGGTGAGTTCGCTGGAGTACTAATGATTAAAAAATATCATGAGGATCACAATCGAAATTATAAAGATACAATGCTAGTTGCAGATACTGCTCACGGAACTAATCCTGCAAGTGCTGCAATGGCTGGATACAAGGTTATGTATGTGAAATCAAATGGAGAAGGGCTTGTGGATATGGATATCTTAAGAGAGATCGTAAATGATAAAACTGCAGGTTTTATGCTAACCAATCCAAATACGTTGGGATTATTTGAAGAGAATATCTTGGAAATCTCTAAGATAATACATTCTGCAAATGCAATACTATACTATGATGGAGCTAATTTAAATGGAGTATTAGGTATTGCGAGACCAGGGGATATGGGATTTGATATTGTGCATTTAAATCTACATAAGACATTCGCTGTTCCACATGGAGGAGGTGGACCTGGAGCTGGAGCAATTTGTGCAAAGGGTGAACTTGTTAATTACCTCCCATATCCAATGGTAGAGAAAGTAAATGGAAAGTATAGATTAAGTAAGATTCCGAAGAATAGTGTTGGTAAGATAGCTACATTTTACGGTAATGTGGGTAATTTAGCGCGTAGTTTCGCATACCTATTAGGATTAGGACCCCAAGGTGTTCAAATGGTAGGCAAAATGAGCACTTTGGCAACCAATTATCTCATAGCTAAGTTAAGAGACATTAAAGAGCTGGAGCTAATTGCACCAAATAGACATAGAAAGCATGAGGTAGTATTCAGCGTGAAACAGTTAATGGAAAATTATGGAGTAAGCGCTAACGATGTTGCAAAAGCCTTACTTGATAGCGGATTTTACGCTCCAACTATATACTTCCCACCGATTATTGAAGAAGCGTTAATGATAGAACCCACGGAAACAGAGAGTAAAGAAACTTTAGATATGTTTGCTGAAGCTCTCAAAAAGATCGTAGAGGATGCTAAAAGAAACCCAGAACAACTTCTAAAAAGTCCTAGTAATACAAGTATTGCAAGATTAGATCAAGCTTATGCTAATCACCCTTCTACTATAACGCCAACGTATAGAGTGTTAAAGCTGAGGAGGATGGGTAAAATAAATTACCTTAAATAA